TATATAAATTGTTCTTAAACTTTTATAATGTTTTTAACATTTTTTCTTCTTAAATTTTATATTGCAACAGCCATTCACGgtcatatttaaataaataaattgtaaatttattcTTACAAATCTTAGCCTTCATTAAATATTCAATCGAATTAAATTGAAGcagtaattttattttaattttggaaaataataacttgcaaattaaaagaaaaatcaacaataataacataaaaagagcTTAAAGTTTCCTGGAATTAAGCTCAACACCCAACATCCAACATTCAAAgatgaaaggaaaaagaaaaccaATGATGATAACAAAGATCATATAGGATCAAACATTATCATCAACCCAAATGCAAATGAACCTTAATCGCCAGCAAAAACACGCAAATGAGCCCAAAATACAGCAACGAATGGATGAGAATGGAAGCACCACTGGTCTTAAAGTTGCCGAATTCCACGCACCTATGGTGGCCCGGAACCTGAAACAGCAGCCCCGGCGTTAGCAGCACGAAAAGAACCAGTGCCACGAAAATAGGACCCCAATCCGACATCCTTTTACGGTATGGTCGTCGCTGATGATAGAGCTTGAGCCGATAGATTGCAAGTGATTTATTGATGGAGTTTCTCATATGAAAATGAAAAAGTGAGAGTGAATGTGGGGCGGCGTTTGGGCGATGAAGTCATTTGGATTCACTGCCACCGCCACCGGAATAACTTCGCCCTCATGCTTACATCCCAGAATTGTTTATTCAGATTAGATTTGAACTTATATTTCATGTGGAAGAATTAATCCGTTTTCAATTCTACAACAGCCTTTTCCTGAGTATTCTTGGGTTAAAAGTAATCATTTCATTAAAcctttgttatttattttttattcgaATCAAGGAGTCCTTTTTTTCCCTCTTAAATATCAAtgcatttcattttttttatttattatcgtAAAGTTCAAAATTAGTTTTTaaggaattattattattattattattattattattattattatagccattaataataataataataataataataataataataataataggcatatagtataaatataaaaaaatcatatatatgtCATGTTTACATAGTAATCTCAAAAAAAATGGTAGTAATTGCAACACTAAAATAATTCAAAGACATATATTAACTTGATCAATTCATTGGAATTTGTATCCTAACCTGACCATCATAAAATCAATTCGATGGTGAATACCAATTAACTAAGAGATACACTGTATACATCAATTATATACAATAGGCCAAGTCTTAAATAACTTATCATCTTGAAAATATTACCATCTCTATCACAATAAAACCTTTCGAGAATGGTTCTTGATAGATTTAGTGACACCTTTATATTGACAAATCTTACATATATActacaacaaaattaaaaataaaaataaaaaataaaacaatatatattttaaaaagattagaacaaaataaaagtaCGAAATTATGGAAGGTAATATAAACTGAAATTATGTAGGTAAAACAAATATTGAAAAACCAGGAGCAGcaatgaaataaaaaatcaacGTCACCacctataaaacaaaaatataatttgGAAAAACCCTGCACCGACTAGATTATTACCTGCTTTGTTCAAAATTATTGAATCTTAAGTATTGGTGATATCATTAGGCAAATGCAGCCTGTATGTGCAGGGGTTGTTCTCGTATTATGGCCTATCAAAAATGTTAGTTAAAAAAAAGACATGAAAATGTGAGATTCGATAAGTCCATAATAATTCGAATTGCCAACAAACCTAAATTATTGCAAGACAAGACAGAATATAAATGAAGAGTGGTAGTAGGGAAAGCCCAATTCTTTACAAAACAATACATTACTGATATATTGCAATGAAAACTAAGGTAATTTGGCAAACCAAAATAATGAAGAAATGTAAAATTGTCATAATATGGTTTTATCTTGaaagtaattaaatttttgaTGGACCCAACTGAAGTTGATTAGATTTTTTGGGTGGCCATAAAGAAACACGTGAGTAACCCATAAAATTAATTGCCTTACTCCAACCAAAACAAATGTAAGAAATTCAAAACTCTGTTTTGCAGTACTACCCAAATGTAGGGATGCCAAATAACAAATAGAATAGAAttataattactaatttaattgtttgattaaatgaaatgaaatagaacTATAATAATGTTTTTGTGTTTAGTTGAATGgaagaaaatatttaaataaccaaagtatctTAAcagattattattttatattgatgattattgttattgttattaaactttaataagattattattaaatataatttaataataataaataatttaatcatattttaacataattattattaaatacaatttaataaaataatatataatttaataatattcattattaaaatataaattaaaatcataatacataatattataaaaataatatataacctattttattatttttaaactgtaatatatatttaatgtgctaaaatatcattagtgaaacaaataatttaattatcttctaaaataaaaaagaaaatagtaGAAGTAATAAAAAAACTTGAGATTTATATTTTACATTCAAACATAATGTTCATATATTAACAAAAAGTTACATGATGTCATTAGCTTATATGTCATAATTTGTGTTAAATTTTACAACATCAAAAAGTTACACCATTGTAATGGCATTctatcatgtcattataccacTCAAATATTACTTATACAAAACTTTATCAACACAACCATGATTATTAATGGTCAGAAAGAAATCTTCTCACCCATTCCAATCGCATAGAAGAAGGTAGACTAAAGAAAATGAGCATTTGCGTCGGATGGTCTGAAATTTAGCTCAACACATGGTAGCGGTTGTCGAAACCATATCcttttattttaaagttttaaatttaattaaaaaaacggGTAATCAactttttgaaaataaaacatggagtcgccaccgatattttgttttggtgtgatcgggtcacctaagaatttggttattttaataaaacattttggttcaCTAAAACAACGACTTTGGTCTACGAacttttgagaaaacgggttcgggagtcaattacgcatgaggaaggattagcaccctcactacgcccaaaattggtaccgaatcgattaaatactgttcttatgtctaaaatttaaagatgtttttgaaatgtggtttttttttttagtaaccCGAGTTAgttgccaaaaatcttcttgtttcgacttTCGAAAGTTTATaattcaaaaattacaaaaaagaatgcccaactatttggtcccacgaaaaaccgaaacccagcacagtaggacACAATTCCTCGaacttccaaacattgaacattgcctcaccttagaaaatacgagtgaaattccgaagggatcttcgattgttttgaacaaatgaaaaagcgcaacccagcacgatagggcacgattctcaaattgccaaacatcgaacatcgccttcgttttgaaaggtttttaataaacatgagtgaaaacctaaaggaatattcgattgttttgaacaaacgagaaatcacaacccagcacgatagggcatgattcctgAATTGTTAAACCCcgagtattgccttcgttttaaaggatcTTTAAAAGatatgagtgaaattttgaagggatatttgattattttaagcagacgagaaattgcaacccagcacgttagggtacgattccgcgaattgccaaatatcgcaTATCGCCTTCGTTTAAGGGATTTTTAAAGGACATAAGTAAAATTCTAAAGGGACCTTCGATtactttgagcaaacgagaaattgcaacccaacacattagggcacgattccacgaATTACCAAGGATCGAAtatcgccttcgttttaaagaattccTAATAGTTGTGAAAGTAGCTTAAAACGCATTAACTCGATTTgaaataagacgaaattaatcataaattttggattttataaaatcatatttCAAAAATCGAGTGGAAAACGATGATATGGGGTAATATGTGTACGCATAAAATACGACAATGGAGGAGTGGAGgcaatacaatttatttaatcaactaactaACACTTAAGCAACTAAGTATAACTAACTTGAAAATATAACTCAACTTCAATTATGCATGGAGAATAATTAACATGACAACATAAGACAATGAACAAATAATATGCTACAACAACATGCATGACAAAACATAAAATGATTACTACTAGATGCACAAAACAAAATGCAAATCGAAGAAGCAATAtggtataaaattattttaaaacaatgatAAGTACATGACACGTActatatgaattgatgaattgatAAATAAAGAACATTTGTAAAGACAAGCTTAATAAACACACGCaatcattaaaatatatattgtagaatgaatatttttaaaatacgtaATATATAAGTTGATAAATTTATGTAGAAACTAAGAATATATAATTATTGAAAGAAATATTATAGAATCAAGGTTTGAATCCAATTGTATGTAAATGTAAATgttttaaacacaaattcatttaaaGGTTTACAAAATacatgataataaaaatatatgataCAAAAGAGTAATAAAATGCATGATAAAACATAATGCCCAAAATAGATTTATAAAAAATGtacatataaatttataaaagaataagattaataataatatatataattttaagttgGTCTAAAACCATACATATCCTTATATCAAAACATTTGAATAATAGgctatataaaacataaaagcaatgtaatataaagaaatattcaaaaatactaattttataattacaaaatgaAAGTTCTAAAATGGTTTCATATATACATAAAGGAAAATACTTGACAAATCATAAAGCAAAAAGtgttttaaaatagaaaaatctaTTAGAGTAATAAGtgtattaacatatatatataaatttaaaagtaaGTATATGTAAATTAATGTAGAAATGATAATATGTATAGGTTTAATGATGTATgtaaatcaaatatatatatactaatataagtaagtataaaaataattttacgtgAGAACGCGTATACAAAACAtgttagaataataaaatatatgctaAAATACATGGATTTAATAATATGTGTAGATCAAATATAGGTATTGATAAATATATGCACTTACATAATAATAACCTAAAAATATATTATGTAATGATGTATGAGAATAAATTTATAAGGAATTATATGTAAAATAATATGGAGTTATTAGTATACATGAAATAAAACTAACTTTGTTATAaaatacgtgtatatatatatatatatatatatctacctGTATAATTGCGtatataaaaacatttaaaagaatAGTATGCAAAACGTGAAAGTATAATGACCAAAATTACAACAAATAAAATGAGTAAATGGTATAAATGATGCGATTTATACAAAAcgtgtaaataataaaaagaatttcAAATAACTACACAAATGAAGTCAAATTAAAATAGATTAACATTCATAAGAATATTAAATGGATTTTAAGGTGGTGATTGCACAAACAAAAAAACTCgactaaaatattatatatatacaagtaTATAAGAATGTTTAACTAAAATACCATATATAatgttaacaaaatataatatgaagataacaattttaaaacaaggtaaaattattactattatttcaaCAAATAAAACCAAACAAGAAACGAATTATCAAGAAAAACGATGCATGGTGTTGATAGAAgactaaattaaaatgaatttaaagtAATAGGGATAATTTATAAACTAAATAAACAAAAAGAGGACTAGAGTGCAATGCGCACAAATACGTGGGGACTCAGGCTGGAAATAATCCAACTCTCGAAACGCAGTGTCTAGGCGCGGATTAAATCGCACTCATGCGCTAATTTGTAGGGTGAATTAAGGAAAAACAAAAGTAATACAAAATGACTGATTGAAATTCAGCACAAAAGGGGAAGGACTTAAGCTGAAAATATCCCTCAGTAACCAAAGCGCGGATCCTATCCGGCGCGGGTCGGGTCATCGGGTCACAGCTCTTGGGACGGTGTCATTTTGTAGCCATTAAGATTggcttaaaacgacgtcgtttcgtaCATTACATATAAACAAAGATTATGGAACCCTAATCTAACCCCTTAGCCATTTGCAAAAACACTCAGCCGAACAAAAAAACACTCTATTTCTCCCTTTCATTTAGCCGAACCCAGAGAACCCCTCCGACTGTCGTCCGACCATAGTTTTCGGTCACCGATTATCACGCACAAGGCCTAATCCAGCTCCGCCCGTCTGTGAGTCTGAGGTTTCGTTCAAAAGCCTTTGAATCCCCCCAAAACTCCGGTTGCGACGAAGTGAGCGAGGGTTCGAGGGAACAACGAAAAAAACAGAGGTAagcctcttttctttatttcttttatacaCCCAAACAGAAAAGCAAGAAGCAAGGAAAGAAAGATCACCAAATCAGAGAAGAAGAAGAACTAAAAAGGTCACCTTTTTAATATTTCTATTCGAATGCTTTTGATTGCTTTTTTTGTATATTGCCTCTGTTTTTTCGTTTTCTATTGCTTTTGTATGCCTGTAACCCATTACAAGGATTGCAatttcggctttatagccgaagaaaaaaagaaaaatcaaataaaaatacaatatttttcttttgtttgcatttGCTGCTGTGTCTTGTTTGTTTTTGCAGGTGGTAGGCCAGGTTGGCATACGGAGGCCTTGCGCATTTGAGGTCGTTGACGTGGAGACACGAGCGGTGTTTGGGCTACATGGTGGCTGAAGGTTGCGGCGCATCTGCTGCTAGGGCTAGG
This window of the Gossypium arboreum isolate Shixiya-1 chromosome 12, ASM2569848v2, whole genome shotgun sequence genome carries:
- the LOC108478934 gene encoding uncharacterized protein LOC108478934, with the protein product MRNSINKSLAIYRLKLYHQRRPYRKRMSDWGPIFVALVLFVLLTPGLLFQVPGHHRCVEFGNFKTSGASILIHSLLYFGLICVFLLAIKVHLHLG